Proteins from a single region of Oreochromis niloticus isolate F11D_XX linkage group LG7, O_niloticus_UMD_NMBU, whole genome shotgun sequence:
- the LOC100700167 gene encoding ADP-ribosylation factor 5, with the protein MGLTISSIFGRLFGKKQMRILMVGLDAAGKTTILYKLKLGEIVTTIPTIGFNVETVEFKNISFTVWDVGGQDKIRPLWRHYFQNTQGLIFVVDSNDRERVAESAEELSKMLQEDELKDAVLLVFANKQDLPNALSVSELTDKLGLHALRSKTWHIESTCATQGTGLYEGLDWLSQELSKN; encoded by the exons ATGGGGCTCACTATCTCGTCCATCTTCGGTCGGCTTTTTGGCAAAAAACAGATGAGGATTTTGATGG TTGGATTGGatgctgcaggaaaaacgacCATCTTGTACAAACTGAAGCTGGGTGAAATTGTAACTACCATCCCAACCATCG GTTTTAATGTGGAGACGGTAGAATTTAAAAATATCAGTTTCACCGTGTGGGACGTGGGTGGCCAGGACAAGATCAGACCTCTCTGGAGGCATTACTTCCAGAACACACAG GGCCTCATctttgtagtggacagcaatgaCAGAGAAAGGGTGGCTGAGTCAGCAGAAGAGCTGTCTAAGATG CTGCAAGAAGACGAGTTGAAAGATGCAGTTTTGCTGGTATTTGCAAACAAACAAGATCTTCCCAACGCCTTATCAGTCAGCGAGCTGACGGACAAACTTGGTCTTCACGCCCTCCGCAGCAAAACT TGGCACATTGAGTCTACCTGCGCTACCCAGGGCACTGGGCTATATGAAGGACTTGACTGGCTATCCCAAGAGTTGTCCAAGAA